From a region of the Paraburkholderia hospita genome:
- a CDS encoding YeaH/YhbH family protein, with the protein MLHQIIDRRLAGKNKSIANRERFLRRVKGYIRRAVSEAVRDRSIKDIQNTQSITIPRKDIAEPSFRHGPGGKREMVHPGNADYIRGDKIQRPQGGGGSGGGGSASNEGDGQDDFVFELSREEFMQYFFDDLELPRLVKTHLLAVPTWKSIRAGWAAEGTPNNIDVVRSLRSALGRRIALGAPLVNELHELEKQLEEMKADPADRRDEIKVLEDEIHHLRGRIWRIPFIDPFDLRYVNRVKQPQPSSQAVMFCLMDVSGSMDEQRKDLAKRFFILLYLFLKRNYEKIEVVFIRHHTRAEEVDEDTFFHSTESGGTVVSSALELMQKILDERYSPTEWNIYGAQASDGDNWTDDSPKCRKILRDDILEKVRYFAYIQVTPEEQNLWLEYAQLALSQPHMAMKKVETAADIYPVFRELFEKQVEAA; encoded by the coding sequence GTGCTTCATCAAATCATCGACCGCAGGCTGGCAGGCAAGAACAAGAGCATTGCAAACCGCGAACGCTTTCTGCGTCGCGTAAAGGGATACATTCGGCGCGCTGTTTCGGAAGCGGTGCGCGACCGTAGTATCAAGGATATTCAGAACACCCAGAGCATCACGATTCCGCGCAAGGACATCGCCGAGCCTTCGTTCCGGCATGGTCCGGGCGGCAAGCGCGAAATGGTGCACCCGGGTAACGCCGACTATATCCGCGGCGACAAGATCCAGCGTCCGCAAGGAGGCGGCGGCAGCGGCGGCGGTGGCAGCGCCAGCAACGAAGGCGATGGGCAGGACGATTTCGTCTTCGAACTGAGCCGCGAAGAGTTCATGCAGTACTTCTTCGACGATCTCGAACTGCCGCGTCTCGTGAAGACCCATCTGCTTGCCGTGCCGACGTGGAAGAGCATTCGCGCGGGCTGGGCTGCGGAAGGCACGCCGAACAACATCGACGTGGTGCGTTCGCTGCGCAGCGCGTTGGGCCGGCGTATCGCGCTCGGCGCGCCACTCGTCAATGAACTCCACGAACTCGAAAAACAGCTCGAAGAGATGAAGGCGGACCCCGCCGACCGTCGCGACGAGATCAAGGTGCTCGAAGACGAGATCCATCATCTGCGCGGCCGCATCTGGCGCATTCCATTTATCGACCCATTCGATCTGCGTTACGTGAACCGCGTGAAGCAGCCGCAGCCGTCCAGCCAGGCCGTGATGTTTTGTCTGATGGATGTGTCGGGGTCGATGGACGAGCAGCGCAAGGATCTCGCCAAACGCTTCTTCATCCTGCTGTATCTGTTCCTCAAGCGTAACTACGAGAAGATCGAGGTGGTGTTCATCCGCCACCATACGCGTGCCGAAGAAGTCGACGAAGACACGTTCTTCCATTCGACAGAGAGCGGCGGCACGGTCGTGTCGAGCGCGCTGGAACTGATGCAGAAGATCCTCGACGAACGCTACTCGCCTACTGAATGGAATATTTACGGCGCACAGGCTTCGGACGGCGACAACTGGACCGACGACTCGCCGAAGTGCCGCAAGATACTCAGAGATGACATTCTCGAGAAGGTGCGGTATTTTGCGTACATTCAGGTGACGCCTGAAGAGCAGAACCTGTGGCTCGAATATGCGCAACTCGCGCTGTCGCAGCCGCATATGGCGATGAAGAAGGTCGAAACAGCGGCGGATATCTATCCCGTGTTCCGCGAGCTGTTCGAAAAGCAGGTGGAAGCCGCATGA
- the rbsK gene encoding ribokinase encodes MATNEARGHVTVVGSLNMDLVARAPRLPQPGETLAGHAFAQVAGGKGGNQAVAAARLGAQVSMLGCVGADGNGAQLRAGLESERIDCTALETSATAPTGVALIIVDDGSQNAIVIIAGSNGEVTPATIARHEAALAAAQVVICQLETPPAAVHAALAAARRLGKTVILNPAPATGPLPADWLPLIDYLIPNELEAATLTGLPVTSPAEANAAADALRRAGVRNVIVTIGAQGVVAALGEAAPQHFDAPRVKAVDTTAAGDTFIGGFAAQLARGADVADAIRFAQRAASISVTRAGAQPSIPTRAEVGGA; translated from the coding sequence GTGGCAACGAATGAAGCGCGCGGCCACGTAACCGTGGTCGGCAGTCTGAATATGGATCTCGTCGCGCGTGCGCCGCGCCTGCCGCAGCCCGGCGAAACGCTCGCGGGCCACGCGTTCGCGCAGGTCGCGGGCGGCAAGGGCGGCAATCAGGCCGTCGCCGCGGCCCGCCTCGGCGCGCAGGTGTCGATGCTCGGCTGTGTCGGCGCCGATGGGAACGGCGCGCAACTGCGCGCGGGCCTCGAATCGGAACGCATCGACTGCACCGCGCTTGAAACGAGCGCGACGGCACCGACAGGCGTCGCGCTCATCATCGTCGACGACGGCAGCCAGAACGCGATCGTCATCATCGCGGGCAGCAACGGCGAGGTGACGCCCGCGACGATCGCGCGGCACGAAGCCGCGCTGGCTGCGGCGCAGGTCGTGATCTGCCAGCTGGAGACGCCGCCCGCCGCCGTGCATGCGGCGCTGGCCGCCGCGCGACGGCTCGGCAAGACCGTCATTCTCAACCCCGCACCCGCTACGGGCCCGCTGCCCGCAGACTGGCTGCCTCTCATCGACTATCTGATTCCGAACGAACTCGAAGCCGCGACGCTGACGGGCTTGCCTGTCACGTCTCCCGCTGAGGCGAACGCCGCCGCCGACGCATTGCGCCGCGCTGGCGTCCGCAACGTGATCGTGACCATTGGTGCGCAAGGCGTCGTGGCCGCGCTCGGCGAGGCGGCGCCACAGCATTTCGATGCACCGCGCGTCAAGGCCGTCGATACGACGGCTGCAGGCGACACGTTCATCGGCGGCTTTGCCGCGCAACTGGCGCGCGGCGCGGATGTCGCCGACGCGATCCGCTTCGCGCAGCGCGCCGCGTCGATTTCGGTGACGCGCGCCGGCGCGCAACCGTCCATTCCTACCCGAGCCGAAGTCGGCGGCGCCTGA
- a CDS encoding SpoVR family protein — translation MTTRHLHNEARGYEPERKKGVPKQGKAGHAEANTAHAQDARAPDAGAGVVPDAAAARGPTGAPTKGQREVRMNVADRRPLPCPSDWTFELIEEYDTHISHVAEQYELDVYPIQLELISAEQMMDAYASVGMPVNYRHWSFGKHFLATEKSYRRGQMGLAYEIVINSNPCIAYLMEENTMTMQALVIAHAAYGHNSFFKGNYLFRLWTDAHAIIDYLVYAKNYIAECEERFGLDRVEELLDSCHALMNYGVDRYKRPQKLSLQKEFAARREREAYLQSQVNELWRTLPNRHTPLPEEVDERYPPEPQENLLYFAEKNAPLLEPWEREVIRIVRKVGQYFYPQRQTQVMNEGWATFWHYTLLNTMYNEGKLEDGFMMEFLHSHSNVVYQPPVTKPYYSGINPYALGFSMMSDIRRICESPTEEDRKWFPELAGSPWLQALHYAMRNFKDESFVAQYLSPHLIREMRLFSVLDDDMRDALEVSAIHDDSGYRYVRQALSRQYDMHHREPNIQVYSVNTRGDRSLTLRHFMSDNRHLSGDSDEVLKHMARLWQFDVYLESVDENGTVRKRYECRYTAPAVRV, via the coding sequence ATGACGACTCGTCACCTGCACAACGAGGCGCGAGGGTACGAGCCCGAGCGTAAGAAAGGCGTGCCGAAGCAGGGTAAGGCCGGGCATGCCGAGGCGAACACGGCACACGCGCAGGACGCGCGTGCGCCCGATGCCGGAGCAGGCGTAGTGCCTGACGCAGCTGCAGCACGGGGACCCACCGGGGCGCCCACCAAAGGGCAAAGGGAAGTCCGTATGAACGTTGCCGACAGAAGGCCGTTGCCGTGTCCGTCCGACTGGACCTTCGAGCTGATCGAAGAGTACGACACTCACATCTCGCATGTTGCGGAGCAATATGAACTTGATGTCTATCCAATCCAGCTCGAGCTCATCAGCGCTGAACAGATGATGGACGCGTACGCGTCCGTCGGCATGCCGGTCAATTACCGGCACTGGTCGTTCGGCAAACACTTTCTCGCCACTGAAAAAAGCTACAGACGCGGGCAAATGGGCCTCGCGTATGAGATCGTCATCAACTCCAACCCCTGCATCGCGTATCTGATGGAAGAGAACACGATGACGATGCAGGCGCTCGTCATCGCGCACGCGGCCTATGGGCATAACTCGTTCTTCAAGGGGAACTACCTGTTCCGTCTGTGGACGGATGCGCACGCGATCATCGATTACCTCGTCTACGCGAAGAACTACATCGCGGAGTGCGAAGAGCGTTTTGGCCTCGACCGCGTCGAGGAACTGCTCGACTCGTGTCACGCGCTGATGAACTACGGCGTGGACCGCTACAAGCGTCCGCAGAAGCTGTCGCTGCAAAAGGAGTTCGCCGCGCGCCGCGAGCGCGAAGCCTATCTGCAGTCGCAGGTGAATGAATTGTGGCGCACGCTGCCGAATCGTCACACGCCGCTGCCCGAGGAAGTGGACGAGCGCTATCCGCCGGAGCCGCAGGAGAACCTGCTGTATTTCGCGGAAAAGAACGCGCCGCTGCTCGAACCGTGGGAACGCGAAGTCATCCGGATCGTGCGCAAGGTTGGTCAGTACTTTTATCCGCAGCGTCAGACGCAGGTGATGAACGAAGGCTGGGCGACGTTCTGGCACTACACGCTGCTCAACACGATGTACAACGAGGGCAAGCTCGAAGACGGCTTCATGATGGAGTTCCTCCATTCGCACAGCAATGTCGTCTATCAACCGCCCGTGACCAAGCCGTATTACAGCGGCATCAATCCGTACGCGCTCGGCTTTTCGATGATGAGCGACATTCGGCGCATCTGCGAGAGCCCGACGGAAGAGGACCGCAAGTGGTTTCCGGAGCTCGCGGGCAGTCCGTGGTTGCAGGCGCTGCATTACGCCATGCGCAATTTCAAGGACGAGAGCTTTGTCGCGCAGTATCTGTCGCCGCATCTGATCCGTGAAATGCGGCTCTTCTCGGTGCTCGACGATGATATGCGCGATGCGCTCGAAGTTTCCGCGATACATGACGACAGCGGGTATCGGTATGTGCGTCAGGCGTTGTCGCGGCAGTACGATATGCATCATCGCGAGCCGAATATTCAGGTGTATTCGGTGAACACGCGCGGCGATCGTAGTCTGACGTTGCGGCATTTCATGAGCGATAACCGGCACCTGTCGGGTGATAGCGATGAAGTGCTCAAGCACATGGCGCGGTTGTGGCAGTTTGATGTGTACCTGGAAAGTGTCGATGAAAACGGCACGGTGAGGAAACGCTACGAATGCCGTTATACGGCGCCTGCCGTGCGGGTCTGA
- a CDS encoding PrkA family serine protein kinase, whose amino-acid sequence MDIYSSFATRFEKTREEELSLEEYLALCKENPAAYATAGERMLTAIGEPEQIDTRNDPRTSRIFANKVIKVYPAFREFYGMEDVIEQVVAYFRHAAQGLEEKKQILYLLGPVGGGKSSIAERLKQLMERVPFYSIKGSPVNESPLGLFDYDEDGPILEEQYGIPRRYLKNILSPWAVKRLHEYNGDIRKFRVVRRYPSILRQIGIAKTEPGDENNQDISSLVGKVDIRKLEQYAQDDADAYSYSGGLCLANQGLLEFVEMFKAPIKVLHPLLTATQEGNFKGTEGFGAIPFDGVILAHSNESEWKAFRNNRNNEALLDRIFVVKVPYCLRYSEEMKIYEKLLRNSSLSNAVCAPGTLKMMSQMSVLTRLQEPENSSLFSKMQVYDGENLKDTDPKAKSYQEYRDFAGVDEGMTGVSTRFAFKILSRVFNFDTTEVAANPVHLMYVLEQQIEREQFPPETEQKYLSFIKDVLASRYAEFIGKEIQTAYLESYSEYGQNIFDRYVTYADFWIQDQEFRDHDTGESFDRASLNAELEKIEKPAGISNPKDFRNEIVNFVLRARAANGGKNPAWISYEKLRVVIEKKMFSNTEELLPVISFNAKGSAEEQRKHEDFVNRMVTKGYTPKQVRLLCDWYLRVRKSS is encoded by the coding sequence ATGGATATCTACAGCAGTTTCGCGACCCGCTTCGAGAAAACACGAGAGGAGGAACTTTCGCTCGAGGAGTATCTCGCGCTCTGCAAAGAAAATCCCGCCGCGTACGCCACGGCCGGCGAACGCATGTTGACGGCAATCGGGGAACCGGAACAGATCGACACTCGTAACGATCCGCGCACTTCGCGCATCTTCGCGAACAAGGTCATCAAGGTATACCCCGCGTTCCGTGAGTTCTACGGAATGGAAGACGTGATCGAGCAGGTGGTCGCCTACTTCAGGCATGCTGCCCAGGGGCTCGAAGAAAAGAAGCAGATTCTGTATCTGTTGGGCCCGGTGGGCGGCGGCAAGTCGTCGATCGCCGAACGGCTCAAGCAGCTGATGGAACGCGTGCCGTTCTATTCGATCAAGGGTTCGCCCGTCAACGAATCGCCCCTCGGGCTGTTCGATTATGACGAGGACGGTCCTATCCTCGAAGAGCAGTACGGCATACCGCGCCGCTACCTGAAGAACATCCTCAGCCCGTGGGCGGTCAAGCGTCTGCACGAGTACAACGGCGACATCCGCAAGTTCCGCGTGGTACGCCGCTACCCATCCATCCTGCGGCAGATCGGCATTGCGAAGACCGAGCCTGGCGACGAAAACAATCAGGACATTTCGTCGCTCGTCGGCAAGGTCGATATCCGCAAGCTCGAACAGTATGCGCAGGACGATGCGGATGCATACAGCTATTCCGGCGGCCTGTGCCTCGCGAACCAGGGCTTGCTCGAGTTCGTCGAAATGTTCAAGGCGCCGATCAAGGTGCTGCACCCGCTGCTCACGGCCACCCAGGAAGGCAACTTCAAGGGCACGGAAGGCTTCGGTGCGATCCCGTTCGACGGTGTCATCCTCGCTCACTCGAACGAGTCCGAATGGAAGGCGTTCCGCAACAACCGCAACAACGAAGCACTGCTCGACCGTATCTTCGTCGTGAAGGTGCCGTACTGCCTGCGCTACTCGGAAGAGATGAAGATCTACGAGAAGCTGCTGCGCAATTCGTCGCTGTCCAACGCCGTGTGCGCGCCGGGCACGTTGAAGATGATGTCGCAGATGTCGGTGCTCACGCGCCTGCAGGAACCGGAGAATTCGAGCCTCTTTTCGAAGATGCAGGTGTATGACGGCGAGAACCTGAAGGACACCGATCCGAAGGCGAAGTCGTATCAGGAGTATCGCGATTTCGCGGGCGTCGACGAAGGCATGACGGGTGTGTCCACGCGCTTTGCGTTCAAGATACTCTCGCGCGTGTTCAACTTCGACACGACGGAAGTCGCGGCGAATCCGGTGCACCTGATGTACGTGCTCGAACAGCAGATCGAGCGCGAGCAGTTCCCGCCGGAAACCGAGCAGAAGTATCTGTCGTTCATCAAGGACGTGCTCGCGTCGCGTTATGCGGAATTCATCGGCAAGGAGATTCAGACCGCGTATCTGGAGTCGTATTCCGAGTATGGGCAGAACATTTTCGATCGCTATGTGACGTACGCCGACTTCTGGATTCAGGACCAGGAGTTCCGCGACCACGACACAGGCGAGAGCTTCGACCGCGCGTCGCTCAATGCCGAACTGGAGAAGATCGAGAAGCCTGCCGGTATCAGCAACCCGAAGGACTTCCGCAACGAGATCGTCAATTTCGTGTTGCGCGCGCGTGCCGCGAACGGGGGCAAGAATCCCGCGTGGATCAGCTATGAAAAGCTGCGCGTCGTGATCGAAAAGAAGATGTTCTCGAATACGGAAGAACTTCTGCCCGTCATCTCGTTCAATGCGAAAGGGTCGGCGGAGGAACAGCGCAAGCACGAGGACTTCGTCAACCGCATGGTCACCAAGGGCTATACGCCGAAGCAGGTGCGGCTCTTGTGCGACTGGTATCTGCGGGTGCGCAAGTCGTCATGA
- a CDS encoding 2-keto-4-pentenoate hydratase has product MTDHDLAQRLVHARRQHRAIGTLPLDTLPPDAATAYAIQQAVIAGLGGTTGAWKIGAKAPGGSTSGAPIPAALTVASPARLEHGAFFRVLLELEVAFRFAEPIEPQGQAYARDEVLARVGSVLPTIEIVDSRFAEWPNIAPLAQLADAQNNGALVTGHPVPYASIARSFDFVSPELELTFDGKSLVPESPGNPAGDPRELLVWFVNHCAAMGITIEPEWTITTGSYVGAHRVDGPGRVYGHIDGLGEVEVELT; this is encoded by the coding sequence ATGACGGATCATGACCTCGCGCAACGCCTCGTGCATGCGCGCCGCCAGCACCGCGCCATCGGCACGCTGCCGCTCGACACCCTTCCTCCCGATGCCGCCACGGCCTACGCGATCCAGCAGGCGGTGATTGCGGGCCTGGGCGGCACGACGGGCGCCTGGAAAATCGGTGCCAAAGCGCCGGGCGGCTCGACCTCGGGTGCGCCGATTCCGGCTGCGTTGACGGTCGCGTCGCCGGCGCGGCTCGAACATGGTGCATTTTTCCGCGTGCTGCTGGAGCTGGAGGTCGCGTTCCGCTTTGCCGAGCCGATCGAGCCGCAAGGCCAGGCCTATGCGCGCGATGAAGTGCTCGCGCGCGTCGGTTCGGTGCTGCCCACCATCGAGATCGTCGACAGCCGTTTTGCCGAATGGCCGAACATCGCGCCGCTCGCGCAACTCGCCGACGCCCAGAACAATGGCGCACTGGTGACGGGGCATCCCGTGCCTTATGCGTCGATCGCGCGCTCGTTCGATTTCGTTTCGCCCGAGCTCGAACTGACGTTCGACGGCAAGTCGCTCGTGCCCGAATCGCCGGGCAATCCGGCAGGCGACCCGCGCGAGCTGCTGGTGTGGTTCGTCAACCATTGCGCGGCCATGGGTATCACGATCGAACCGGAATGGACCATTACGACGGGCTCGTATGTGGGCGCGCATCGCGTCGATGGCCCGGGCCGCGTATATGGCCATATCGACGGACTGGGTGAAGTCGAAGTCGAGTTGACGTAA
- a CDS encoding glycosyltransferase family 2 protein produces MTTSCKVSICVPTCNRPELIVECLDSCLAQTHTNIEILIGDDSSDNRTQALIKARYAHDTRIRYVRNEPSLGQARNVASLFARASGDKIALIHDDDYFANDGIASLLELWKQHPQLEVAFADQYEVDVQGNVDTSKSAALNADFHRTALAQGLQKQPGRTGLVQMFPNNGWMANADLVKRISYRDDVGMCCDYVFGSELCLAASQVYYLHRYVSYYRKTDVSISHSTRGSTFAASRTAFEFVTALKLDASLEPARRLALRRLAPIVVSLYAKNDAPFAALRVAFEHPYAYAYGFDTRFYYHLSLIARAFIAMRSRGGLPPSAPRFP; encoded by the coding sequence ATGACGACATCCTGCAAGGTTTCCATTTGCGTCCCGACCTGCAATCGGCCTGAGCTGATCGTCGAATGTCTGGACTCGTGTCTGGCTCAGACACATACGAACATCGAAATCCTGATCGGCGACGATTCGAGCGACAACCGCACGCAAGCGCTCATCAAAGCGCGCTACGCGCACGACACACGCATTCGCTACGTGAGGAACGAGCCATCGCTCGGCCAGGCGCGCAACGTCGCGAGTCTTTTCGCGCGCGCCAGCGGCGACAAGATCGCATTGATTCACGACGACGACTACTTCGCCAACGACGGCATCGCGAGTCTGCTGGAACTGTGGAAGCAGCATCCGCAACTCGAAGTCGCGTTCGCGGACCAGTATGAAGTGGATGTGCAAGGCAACGTCGATACGTCGAAAAGCGCGGCGCTGAATGCCGACTTCCATCGCACGGCGCTCGCGCAAGGCTTGCAAAAGCAGCCGGGACGCACGGGTCTCGTGCAGATGTTCCCGAACAACGGCTGGATGGCGAATGCGGATCTCGTCAAGCGCATCAGCTATCGCGACGATGTGGGCATGTGCTGCGATTACGTGTTCGGCTCGGAGTTGTGCCTTGCCGCTTCACAGGTGTATTACCTGCATCGCTATGTGTCGTACTACCGCAAGACAGACGTATCGATTTCGCACAGCACGCGCGGCTCGACATTCGCCGCTTCGCGGACGGCCTTCGAGTTCGTGACGGCACTCAAACTCGACGCGTCGCTTGAACCGGCTCGCCGGCTCGCGCTGCGAAGGCTCGCGCCCATCGTCGTGTCGTTGTACGCGAAGAATGACGCGCCGTTTGCGGCGCTGCGCGTGGCGTTCGAGCATCCGTATGCGTATGCATATGGTTTCGACACGCGGTTCTACTATCACCTGTCGCTGATCGCGCGCGCGTTCATCGCGATGAGGTCGCGCGGCGGACTGCCGCCTTCGGCGCCGCGCTTCCCCTGA
- a CDS encoding methyl-accepting chemotaxis protein, producing MNKGITIKARIGLTMAFLAALLVAIGLLGLFGLSRSNESMRDMYTNQMPSAVDIGNAEIYAARERLALDRAAFMIGTPEAASTLERARSMRTLSDEWWKRYLSLPRESEEDRLAQEASGKRDALHQVMESFYAIVSANDQPKILDGAKRLQAAYNDLSTADDTLRKYQFEQAKDGFDSAQSSFSTFRVFSIIGLAAGVLAALFSYFTLRGAIAGPLSEALGHFDAIASGDLRRPIVPTSRDEMGQLIEGIGKMQRSLTETVRSVRSGSESIATATRQIAAGNIDLSSRTEEQASALQETASSMEELTGTVKQNADNARQASALAANASDIANKGSSVVGQVVGTMGDINQSSAKIADIIAIIEGIAFQTNILALNAAVEAARAGEEGRGFAVVAGEVRSLAQRSSAAAKEIKELIDTSVERVQVGSALVDEAGRTMTEIISAVQRVTDIMGEIAAASEEQSSGIDQVARAVTQMDEVTQQNAALVEEAAAAASSLEEQAAKLRTTVSVFQVDESGGGGAFAATPAKRATRHAAPVSARRRVAPSMPAVNPAPAAPAAASASAPARAAAAPQKVAATSDADWETF from the coding sequence ATGAACAAGGGCATCACCATCAAGGCGCGAATCGGCCTGACGATGGCTTTTCTCGCCGCGTTGCTGGTCGCGATTGGCCTTCTCGGGCTGTTCGGCCTGAGCCGCTCGAACGAATCGATGCGCGACATGTACACGAACCAGATGCCGAGCGCCGTCGATATCGGCAACGCCGAGATTTACGCGGCGCGCGAGCGTCTCGCGCTGGATCGCGCGGCGTTCATGATCGGCACGCCGGAAGCGGCCTCGACGCTGGAGCGCGCCCGTTCGATGCGCACGTTGTCGGATGAATGGTGGAAACGTTATCTGTCGCTGCCGCGCGAAAGCGAAGAAGATCGCCTCGCGCAGGAAGCCTCGGGCAAGCGGGACGCGCTGCATCAGGTGATGGAGTCCTTCTACGCAATCGTTAGCGCAAACGATCAACCGAAAATCCTCGACGGCGCGAAGCGTCTGCAAGCCGCCTATAACGACCTCTCCACGGCCGACGACACGCTGCGCAAATACCAGTTCGAACAGGCAAAAGATGGCTTCGACAGCGCGCAGTCGAGCTTCTCGACGTTCCGCGTGTTTAGCATCATCGGACTCGCCGCGGGTGTGCTCGCCGCGCTCTTTTCGTACTTCACGCTGCGCGGCGCGATTGCAGGGCCGCTGTCGGAAGCGCTCGGGCACTTCGACGCGATCGCCTCGGGCGATCTGCGCCGTCCCATCGTCCCGACCTCGCGTGACGAAATGGGCCAGCTGATTGAAGGCATCGGCAAGATGCAGCGCAGCCTGACGGAGACCGTGCGGTCCGTGCGTTCGGGCAGCGAGTCGATCGCGACGGCCACGCGCCAGATCGCGGCGGGCAATATCGACCTGTCGTCGCGCACGGAAGAGCAGGCGTCGGCTCTGCAGGAAACGGCATCGAGCATGGAAGAGCTCACGGGCACCGTGAAGCAGAACGCCGACAATGCCCGCCAGGCGAGCGCGCTCGCGGCGAATGCGTCGGATATCGCCAATAAGGGCAGCTCGGTGGTCGGCCAGGTGGTCGGCACGATGGGCGACATCAACCAGAGCTCGGCGAAGATCGCGGACATCATCGCGATCATCGAAGGCATTGCGTTCCAGACCAACATTCTCGCGTTGAACGCGGCCGTCGAAGCGGCCCGCGCGGGCGAGGAAGGCCGCGGCTTCGCGGTGGTCGCGGGCGAAGTGCGCAGCCTTGCGCAGCGCTCGTCGGCGGCGGCGAAGGAGATCAAGGAACTGATCGATACGTCGGTCGAGCGCGTGCAGGTGGGCTCGGCGCTGGTCGACGAAGCGGGCCGCACGATGACGGAGATCATCAGCGCGGTGCAGCGCGTGACGGACATCATGGGCGAAATCGCCGCGGCATCCGAGGAGCAGAGCAGCGGCATCGACCAGGTCGCACGCGCTGTCACGCAGATGGACGAAGTGACGCAGCAGAACGCGGCGCTCGTGGAGGAAGCGGCGGCGGCTGCGTCGTCGCTGGAAGAGCAGGCGGCCAAGCTGCGCACGACCGTTTCCGTGTTCCAGGTCGACGAATCGGGCGGGGGCGGCGCATTTGCCGCCACGCCGGCGAAGCGCGCCACGCGTCACGCCGCGCCCGTCAGCGCGCGCCGCAGGGTCGCGCCGTCGATGCCCGCGGTGAACCCGGCGCCCGCCGCGCCGGCCGCTGCGTCCGCATCCGCGCCCGCCCGTGCGGCAGCGGCGCCGCAAAAAGTGGCGGCGACATCGGATGCGGATTGGGAAACTTTCTGA
- a CDS encoding MFS family transporter yields the protein MTDTTIFTPSDTRRRIFAIVGASSGNLVEWFDFYVYSFCALYFAPAFFPKGDTTAQLLNTAGVFAAGFLMRPIGGWFFGRLADKRGRRFAMMVSVFMMCGGSLVIAMLPTYAQIGALAPALLLVARLFQGLSVGGEYGTSATYMSEVALKGRRGFFASFQYVTLIGGQLFALLVLVILQQLLTTEELKAWGWRVPFVVGALAALVALYLRRSLDETTTAETRQRKEAGTLRGMWKHKGAFFTVLGFTAGGSLIFYTFTTYMQKYLVNTAGMHPKTASNVMTGALFVYMIMQPAFGALSDRIGRRQSMLLFGFFATIGTVPLLHALKDVTSPVMAFVLVVIALAIVSFYTSISGLIKAEMFPPEVRALGVGLSYAVANAIFGGSAEYVALWLKQAGSESMFYWYVTVLCAIAGLVSFRMRDPSKVGYLRNEP from the coding sequence ATGACCGACACGACCATCTTCACTCCCTCCGACACCCGGCGCCGCATCTTTGCGATCGTCGGCGCTTCGTCGGGCAATCTCGTCGAGTGGTTCGATTTCTACGTCTACTCGTTTTGCGCGCTGTACTTCGCGCCGGCGTTCTTTCCGAAGGGCGATACCACGGCACAGCTGCTGAATACAGCGGGCGTGTTCGCCGCGGGCTTCCTGATGCGCCCGATCGGCGGCTGGTTCTTCGGGCGCCTCGCGGACAAGCGCGGTCGTCGCTTCGCGATGATGGTGTCGGTGTTCATGATGTGCGGCGGCTCGCTCGTGATCGCCATGCTGCCGACCTATGCGCAGATCGGCGCGCTCGCGCCCGCGTTGCTGCTCGTTGCGCGCCTGTTCCAGGGTTTGTCGGTGGGCGGCGAGTACGGCACCAGCGCAACCTACATGAGTGAAGTCGCACTGAAGGGCCGTCGTGGATTCTTCGCGTCGTTCCAGTACGTAACGCTGATCGGCGGCCAGTTGTTTGCGCTGCTCGTGCTCGTGATCCTGCAGCAACTGCTGACGACGGAAGAACTCAAGGCCTGGGGCTGGCGCGTTCCGTTCGTGGTCGGCGCGCTTGCCGCGCTGGTCGCGCTGTACCTGCGCCGCTCGCTCGACGAAACGACCACGGCCGAGACGCGACAGCGCAAGGAAGCGGGCACGCTGCGCGGCATGTGGAAGCACAAGGGCGCGTTCTTCACGGTGCTCGGCTTCACGGCGGGCGGCTCGCTGATTTTCTACACGTTCACGACCTACATGCAGAAGTACCTCGTCAACACGGCGGGCATGCACCCGAAGACGGCCAGCAACGTGATGACGGGCGCGCTCTTCGTGTACATGATCATGCAGCCCGCGTTCGGCGCGCTGTCGGATCGCATCGGCCGCCGTCAGTCGATGCTGCTGTTCGGCTTCTTCGCGACGATCGGCACGGTGCCACTGCTGCACGCACTGAAGGACGTGACGAGCCCTGTGATGGCGTTCGTGCTGGTGGTGATTGCACTGGCTATCGTGAGCTTCTATACGTCGATCAGCGGCCTCATCAAGGCCGAGATGTTCCCGCCGGAAGTGAGGGCGCTCGGCGTCGGCCTGTCGTATGCCGTTGCCAATGCGATCTTCGGCGGCTCGGCGGAATATGTCGCGCTGTGGCTCAAGCAGGCGGGCAGCGAATCGATGTTCTACTGGTACGTGACCGTGCTGTGCGCGATTGCCGGCCTCGTGTCGTTCCGCATGCGCGATCCGTCGAAGGTAGGCTACCTGCGTAACGAGCCGTGA